Below is a genomic region from Triticum dicoccoides isolate Atlit2015 ecotype Zavitan chromosome 5A, WEW_v2.0, whole genome shotgun sequence.
gatatgcacgagtagaacacaaagagttgtgggcgatgatagtcatactgcttaccaccaacgtcttattttgattcggcggtactgtgggatgaagcggcctggaccaaccttacatgtccacgcacatgagaccggttccaccgacaaacatgcaactagttttgcataaaggtgactggtgggtgtctgtttctcctactttagttgaatcgaatttgactacggccggtccttgaagaaggttaaaacagcaaacttgatgaaacaccattgtggttgtttgcgtaggtaagaacggtttttgctagatgcccgtagcagccacgtaaaacttgcaacaacaaagtagaggacgtctaacttatttttgcagggcatgttatgatgtgatatggtaagatatgatgtgatatatgtcgatgtatgagatggtcatgttttgtaatatcgacaaccggcaggagccttagtgttgtctctttattgtatgaagtgcaaacgccatgtaattgctttaggtCTCTTAGAATTTTGCATGTGGTGGGGACCCCAACCGACTGGAGGGGTGGGGACCCCAATTTTGCATGTGGCGCTGCAGTTAGGTCTCTTAGAATCAGAATCTTGTTCCCCGGCAACAGCGTTGTTGTGGCGATGACGGCGTTGTGCGGATCAAGCATAAGGATTCCCCAAATCCTGGTCCACCTGGTTAGCGACAGCATCATCGATGATGTAGAGGATGGTGGGGGGGTCATCTGGTCACTGCTCTTTCGGAATGGTGGATATGGTTGTGTCTTCgcaaagaaagttcgactacatcaaccgcgttctaaaacgcttccgcttgcggtctacgagggtacgtagacacactctcccccttcgttgctatgcatcttcatggatagatcttgcgtgtgcgtagaatttttttgttttccatgcacgtttcccaacagtggcatccgagccagatctatgcgtagatgatatgcacgagtagaacacaaaagagttgtgtgcggtgatagtcatactgcttaccaccaacgtcttattttgattcggcggtattgtgggatgaaacgacccagaccaaccttacatgtccacgcacatgataccggttccaccgacagacatgcaactagttttgcataaaggtggctggcgggtgtctgtctctcctactttagttgaatcgaatttgactacgactggtccttgaagaaggttaaaacaacaaacttgataaaacaccgttgtggttgtttgcgtaggtaagaacggttcttgctagatgcctgtagcagccatgtaaaacttgcaacaacaaagtagaggacgtctaacttattttttagggcatgttgtgatgtgatatggtcaagatatgatgtgatatatgttgatgtatgagatgatcatgttttataatatTGACAACCGGTAGAAGCCTTCGAGTTGTCtatttattgtatgaagtgcaaacgccatgtaattcctTTAGGTCTCTTAGAATTTTGCATGTGGTGGGGACCCCAACCGACTGGAGGGGTGGGGACCCCAATTTTGCATGTGGCGCTGCAGTTAGGTCTCTTAGAATCAGAATCTTGTTCCCCGGCAACGGTGTTGTTGTGGCGATGACGGGGTTGTGGGGATCAAGCATAAGGATTCCCCGAATCCTGGTCCACCTGGTTAGCGGCAGCCTCATCGATGATGTAGAGGATGGGAGGGGGGGTCATCTGGTCGCTGCTCTTTCTAAATGGTGGATCGTGTTATCTCGGTGGTCTTGGAAGGTGTCTCCCGACGGTGTGGATAGTTCCACTTCATGTCTTGGTCCTATGGCTTCTTCTCCGACCGACAACATTCAGAATGTGTTGTTGGAGGGGCTTGTGAAGTTACGTCTCCCCGGGTATATTTGTCTAGATCTAGGGTGTTCGTCCAACCCTCTTCATCACCTTCTTCTCCGAGACAGTGATATGTTTTCAGATCGTTGTGACCCTCATCTTCTGTCTTTGACCGACAACTTCCTTGCCGCTTGCGTTAGCAACATTTCCCTGCTCCATTGAGAGTTCTAGAGGCGGCATcgagcttcttcttctttttcataaGGGGCGGCATTGAGCTTCTTCTTTTTTATGAGAGGGcggcatcgagctgcttcttctagttcttcttcttcttctttatgaGGGGGCGGCATCAAGCTTCGCTCCCGACGCGTCACAGATGAATGCAGAAATCGATTTACCCACCTTCGACCTTGTATTCTGAACTTAAAGGGTTGATCGACTTTAATACATTACATgaccttttggcctttttttatcgaAGGAAAAAAGTATTACCAATACCAAGACCGTGTCCGATTCTGCAaagcaaagaagaagaaaagaagaaacggACGCGCGTGCGTGCGCACGACGCCACGCGACACCACCCGCCGACCACCGCACCGTCGGTCGAACCAAGGAGAAGCATCCACCCCCCGCACGCACTTCCCCGTCCAGATCGATCAGGCCGCCGGCGCGCTCTGCTCCCCCCGATGCAGGACCAGGCCGGGGCCGCCTCCGGCTCCGGGGATCCGGACCCTCCGCCGGAGCacgccggcggcgagggcggctcctcctccgccgcggccgccgccaggCTCCCCTCCCGCAACGCCTCCTCCAAGTACGACTTCGTCAAGGTCAGTCCTCCCCGTCGCCCTCCCCTTCTCCCCCATCCCTCGCTCCCCACCATTCGGCTCATCACGTTTATCACTtctctgccgtggttgcgccgtcaGGTCAAGGTCTGGCTCGGGGAGAACGCCGACCACTACTACGTCCTCTCCAGGTTCCTCCTCAGCAGGATGCTCACCGTCACCAAGGTCTCTGCTTTTACTCAATTTTTCCCCCTCTGTTTAATCCGCTGTGTCGACTCAAGGTTGcctattactccctctgtaaactaatataaaaccgTTTAGATTTCCCTTGCCATAATCGAATACTACAAACGAATAGTGAAAAATATGCTACGCTTCCAACAACTTACACTTCTAGTTTCGATATCAAGTAGTACCAACGAAGGACTGTACAAACTACAAAGTGTAAGCTAACAACTTTGGTCATCTTTCCCGCCTCCTTCTTCAGATTCCGAACCACGTCGCCATTAAGATTGCCCTTGAGCTCAAGAAGTTGCTCGTCGACAACAGCCTTCTTGATGTGTATGTTTGTTCGCCCTTCACtctatatccccccccccccctgtgTTCTATATTGCTTACACTGTTCACCATGCTCTTTCCTTCGGTTCTTTTTTGTGGTGTACGTACTTAGTCATGCATGAATTCGAACAATCTGCTACTTCTTTCTGTTGATTCTCTTGTTAATCATATCGTGTATATACAGCAAAATTTGCCTTAGGCTCATCAAGCTATACTAATTGTGTTCTTCTGCATATATGTCGCCGTCTCATTTTCACCTATTATTTTAGAATAGCCCACTGTTCAAATTTTAGTATATCCCTAGGTGCAGAGCGCCTGTTGCTTGTAGCATGAAATTTTGTCACTAGCCAGAAAGTGTCAATCAAGTCGCGTGAATTGTGATATGTGAATCACTGAAAGATTTATTTAAGTAAGTAAAAACACTTTGTTATTATACTTGCTTCAAGCGATCCTATGTTGtttatgttaagcttcatgcactagccaacgcaaccaaaagtccgaactgatggaaagggctagacaattcacatatacacttcaacagtTTCCCacatgtttttcttttgttttcaaaTGATGAAAGTGTCGTATACATAATATTGTCCAATCATTATTGTTGTCATGATAGCAAAATGAAAACCTTACTGATAAGGTTTGCACTTAACTAATTTGTGTATCATCATTCATCAATTCCTGATTTTTAGACTTATATATGCTAGCAAATGTTTTGGGCAGTTCACAGAGTGACTTAGAGGCCAACCTTTTCAAGGTGACTACCTTTAACTTCATTTAAATAGACATGTTTGTTATTTTGTTAACttaaaaatactagtttatttacAGCTAATGGAGAAAAGGGGATATGGAGAGGACTACATTAATCGATataagatgatgacaaggtgtgtTTTTGGAGGAAAGGctgctctattttgaataatataatGTTTGGGACCTTACTAGAGTAGGCTCCCTCGGACTTCTTTTCAATTGTACCTTATTAATGATAATGAATTCCATAGTTTAAGGTGGTAACCTTATATTATTGTTGTCTTCATGTCAAGTCTACTTTGCAGAAGCTTTACTTCAGTGTCATTTTGATAACATGTTTATGCTCTATTTATCCTTAACTGCAGATTCCATCATCAAAGAGTACCACTAGTAATTTTGGTGTGTGGAACTGCTTGCACTGGAAAATCAACAATTGCTACACAGCTAGCTCAAAGGCTCAACCTACCAAATGTTTTACAGGTTTATTTTCTCTTCCCGTTGTATGTGCCATATATAAGAGTCCTGTTTGCTACCATTGTCACCTTGACTTCATTTCTTGATTATAACATGTAGACAGACATGGTATATGAGTTGTTGCGGACATCAACAGAGTGAGTTTCTTTTCCTGGTCTTGGTTATTCTCTGCCATATGAGTTGTTTGATGTGCCCATGGTTCCCCATTTCCAAAACCTGTGGTCTGTGTATAGATTACTGATCTCAACAACACATGCAGTGCCCCGCTAACTTCAGTACCTGTGTGGGCTCGGGATTTTAATTCACCTGAAGAACTTATCACCGAATTTTGCAGAGAATGCAGAGTTGTTCGCAAAGGTATTTATTTTTTGTGTGGAAAGAAGGGTTTTGTATTGCACACATAAAAGCTGCTTACTTTGGATATAATTAGTTGCAGGCACtcattttttttgcttgctgttcacATTTACTAGGTTTGGCTGGTGATTTGAAGAAAGCAATGAAAGATGGGAAGCCAATTATAATAGAGGTATGTTGTTATGCCTTACATGTTTCTCCTGAAAACAAAAAACCATATTTATGGGTTGCACTGTGAAATTAATTTTGTGAAAATACCTCAGCTCTATATTGttttttcattttaattcctacaGCATGGTGTTCAAATGCCTGTTCGATTGGATATTATTGAGCGGAGGGCCTAGCAGTAGGGTTGGATACTATAGAGGACTTCTTCTGCACATTGAATACTAACTGACACTAAAGTCTTCAGTTCTATTGTTTCTTAATTGTACAGTGCCAATTAGTATGTGTAGACATGTCATATGATGTTACAGGGTCATTTTACATTGATCATTACCTTCTATTGCAAAACGAGACATAATTTGGGATGGTTATCAAAAACTTCTACCAGCCATTTTGCTTGCATTCCCATCATCCAACTTCAGTCACAACACTAACTGGCCTTTTGGATTTCCTTCTAGAAGGATGTACATTTGTCCTTGTTAGTGTTCCGTGGGTATATTGTCCAAACATGAGCAGAGGATGCAACAATGAAGGGAGGCGTCAGTAGCTGATATGATATTTTCCCAAACATGCCAACACAGCAACATCGTTATGTTAAAATGGAAATTTTTGTTCACATACATGTGGTATCCTCTCTCCTGTGGCTTTCGTGCCCAACCGCACCATCCATCACCCTCAATGTCTCGCTCTCTGTCAACCATGTTGCTGTCGCTAGCTTTCGAATGAATCAGAGGCTCAGAGCAGATCATtactttctactccctccgtcccaaatttcttttcttagatttgtctagatacggatttaTCCAGTCACGTtatagtgttagatacatctgtatctagacaaatctaagacaagaattttgggacggaggtaataTAATTGTGTTCGTGTGTATGTTAGCTATTCACTCTTCCGTCGTTTTGTCTTGAGAGTATTTGTTCAAATTCATGGCATGCATACGAGTACCATCGGCGGGTGAGAGCATGAATGGCGCGGGGGATTCATGGATCACTTTTCTTTCTCCCCCTTCTGTGTGAGACAGAAAAAATATTTGGCTGATAGTGGGGCCCAATCTGACAGGGCCATTGGGCACCCGCATCCTTTTTGGAAAAAAATGATATGGAAATACCAGCTAACTAGTCTGGAGACAGGCAAACTGTCATATGTCAATGTCATCCATAAAAACCTATGGAACTGAAAACGGTTGGAAAGTCGCAACTTTTTAATGGAGGAAACAAGAACAGAAAAATGTTTAAAAGCGGAAAAGCCCAAATTACCCTTCTTTCCAAACCTGTAAAGACTCGGAGGCAGATCTGTGCTGCATTGGTTTAAGCTGTCTATGTTTGCTTCATCCGTCACAGATCTTCATGGATCAAAGTGGAGTGCACATATATATTTATATGTGTGAACATTACATAACATGTGTACAGAAATTGCTCGTTGACAGCATAGTCCACTCCTGCTTTTGCGGCATGGCAGAACTTCACTGGCAATTAAAATTATTTTCTTTTGGATGTGAATAATCTGACAGTCCACACATTTCTGCTGTTGCTCAACATGGTTAGAACCTTTAAAAAATAGATCCTGCATAGCTCTACACTACCACATTTACTTTCTAGCACTTGTTGCATTTGAGATTAGCTAGTGATGTCTGACCAGTAGTACAAAGCAGAAGATGGATTTTGTTGGGGATGGTGGGGTGACCAGTAATACAAAGCAGAAGATGGATTTTGTTTGGGATGGTGGGTGGGAGCTAGCCAAAAGATCTGTAGCATCTGTATTTAGTTAGTGTGCCCCACATGTGTAAATTATGCCTAATTTTGGCTGATATTTTGACTTCAGGGAATTCATTTGGATCCAAGCATTTACCTGATGGACGAGGAGAATGCAGATGACAATTCCAGAATTGAGAAAAAGGTTGAATCTGGAAATTCATCCATCTCTgcagaaaagaaaacagaacagcaaTCAGAAAATGGTCTACCTGAGAACATTGTAAGTGTTCtaaaggaagatatcatacaaagcCAGGACTGCCTGCCTGAGAGTAGGACCAGTGAAGGTCTGTCTGGTGCTGACAGCCATGAGATTACCTCTTCTGATTCTGAAGAGAAAATTCTCAAAGCTGAAGGTAAGTCAAATTACTCTGATAAATGTGACCCATGTTACTGTTGTGTGGTCAGTATGACAACATGGCTGGTGTATGCCAAAGTAAATCTCTATTTCTTGTTCTAGTTGGTGGAAAAATATAGTATCTGGGGAAGTAAAGGATCAGATCCTGTATGGTTCTTACAGAATACTGTACTGTGCCATGTTCTAGTTGGTGGCCAGTCACTGTCTTTATACTTTGTAGGCAATGGACAAAAGGATTTGGACCAACAGAAGAGCAACAGTGCCAAGAAAGACAAGCCTGCTGCTGAACCGATAGTTGTTCCAATTGTGTTGAGGATGTCTGATTTTGATCACAAGGTGTGTTGTCTACCTGGTTTATAAATTTAAATGTGTTTCCATATATTTAATTTCTGGGTTCATACATCAAACGAACAAACCTACTTCCATCAAAAGTTTGTTTTGCGTTTCTGACCTCTCCAAATAACCAAGTTGAAGGCCTACCTTTCTTCTCTTTCGAACTGGTTCTTTCTCTGAAATTGCTCTTGCCTGGAATAGGTGCAGCGTCCCAGCTATAATTTCTAAAATATATCCAGAACACATATCTGGCTTCCATATTTAATATTTTCTGTTTTGCGTTTCTGACCTCTCCAAATAACCAAGTTGAAGGCCTATCTTTCTTCTGTTTCAAACTGATTCCTTCTCTGAAGTTGTGCTTGCCGGAAATAGGCGCATCGTCCCAGCTAGAAATTCTAAAGTATATCCAGAACACGTATCTGGCTTTCATATTTGATATTTTCTGTATTTTACACACTCATATTATTTGGTTTGTTAGCTCATTTCATTCTCGTTCAGATTTGCTTTGTTTGTTTGTTCAGGCATTGTTAGAGGAATGGATAGCCACTAGAGCTATCAGAGATAATTGCCTTCCTCAGGTATTCCTGAAAAGCTTGAGTACACAAGTAAATTATTGTTTTGTCTTGGTACTATCCTGTAAAATCGTATGGTATAAGCATAGTTTCTTCTTTTTTTCATGTAAGCATGGTCATCATAAGTGACATTAAATGATTAGTCTCATGAAAACTTGGAAGGAAAGCTCCATGATGTCTACCATCTGACTAGCAACTGTGCTTTGTTTTTATTATCCTCGTTTTAAGGCTATACCGGCAAGCATGCTGAGTCGACTGTGCTTTGTTTTTATTATCCTCGTTTTAAGGCTATACCGGCAAGCATGCTGAGTCGTTATTAAATGTCAATCTATTATTGGTCTATATCTTTTACAGAAACCATGAATTGGTATTAGGTGATAAGAATTATCCGTATCATTGATACAATTAATACCAATAACCATCTAGCTCTGTGATGCAATTATTACTAACAACCATCTAGCtctttgatgcagttactagtaaCAACCATCTAACTCTGTTATAGTCCTGATAtcagaatatactccctccgtcccaaaataagcgaCGTGGCTTTAGTTcaagtttgaacaaatttgaagtaaagccacgacacttattttggacggAGGCGCTATATGCAAAGTGGTGCAGCATACTTTCCCTATGCGACTTTAAGTAGCCTTGTTTAATGAAATATGAGCATGAGATAATTGTAACTCCTTGACATTCCCCATTTTATCTTTTACCATATTTTTTATGCTTAACGTCAATGTTTGAATTTTGAAGTGACATTACCCAGTACCGAGTATCatgtttccttttttcttctttcttagaAAAAAAAACTGCAGGTTAGCATCTGACTTTTAGTtgatgttgttcaggatcatcgaaAGCTTATAAACAACCTCAAACTTATTCAGGATTATCTTTGCTCTTTTGAGGCACAGGTAATTTTTCCTTCATCGGTCAAAAGTGTGAAATTTGTTCCTTGGCGATGACCCATTTGTCAAATTTGTCACGTTTAAACTGCTATAAAGCCCCCCCAACAGGGTATTTGCCCATGAAAAATGTGAAATCAGCTAGTCATGTTTTACTTCAAGATGTCATTTTTTTACAAGAGCTATTTACCCAAGGAGTCAAGGATCATGTTGTTTCTTGTATTGAATCACCATCTTTTCTAGTTTAGTGTTTCATTGTTTGTTTTCTCTAACCTACTGTCTAAATCTGATCAGGGATTGACTGTTGTTGACATCTCAGCAAACTCGTTTCCTCAAACGTTAGATTGGCTTCATGGCTATCTTCTTCAGGTACCTGAGAAAAATTAGCAGATTTATTTTCTTAAAGATTGCATTCAATCTTTTGCAATTTCTAAAATAATGCACTTCATAAATATTGTCATGTCCAAAGAAGTGCTATGTAGTGTAACGTACTCAATTTTGCTAACACAGAGTCCTGTCATCAGAAAGACCCAGCTACTTTCGATCAGTTAAAACACCATTTCTTAACCTTATATCTTTTTTGACAGTGCATTGAGCGCGGCCTTCTGGCTGCATGTTCAGAAGGCCCCAAGCAATAGGAAAACCAATTAACATGACAGGTATCTGCTGTTTCACTTTAATAGAAGGCATATTTCTGGAAAGTACTTTATTTTCCATTATTGACGTGTTTGTTTGCTAAAAAGTCTCTTAAATACAATGCCTATTCTTTAAAAACTGGTTATGGGAAAAGCTTTTTTTTTATCAGACTTACCGTTACCGTGTGAACTAATTTTTTCCGAGACTGTTACTTACAGTTCTCGTAAGCACACAAGGCGATGTGAGAGAGACTCAACAGAATTGCTCGGCGTGGAATCTGTTAGCATACATAATCTTTTCTCACTTTGCTGGTTATATGTAATGTGTATGATCTCTAGTCATGGGTTGTTTGCGTTGGGCATAATAGAGTATAATCTTCTTCCTTTAAGTTTGGTGTGTTTCATTTGTGTTGTAATAGTAAGTGCTAGCAACTTGTGCAAATTATGAATCCATGACTGGGTTAATCATGGCCACATGACCACATTATAACTTAATTGAGAAATGGAGTGCAACTCAGAAGGTATGTTTTTGTTCTCAGGCAATGCTACTCCATATCCTAAGTTCTTTCAGATGAGCGTCACAAGTTGAGGGGGGCATCTCAGTGTCAGCAATCCAAAACAGTGCTATAGTACATGATAACAGCAACAAAAAAAAGGTTGTCGCATGGAAGAAATCGGTCGCCTCCTGTGCCGTTAGATAGTCGCCTTTGCCTTGCGCACCCCCCTTCCAACCAAAAACTGTGAACGACACCAGCACTGCTTTGCAACATCGTAGCCTTGTAGACCACCAACATTGCTAGCCTGCCCCCTAACTAGCCGCAGCTCGTGCTCTTGCAGCATCGCTGATGTTCCCCTGAAGCATTGGTGACACTCCCATAGTGGTCGCAGCATTGAAAATGTTGCACCGACATGAAGGAGGCCGTCGACGACTAGTTCGCAACAGGGCCTCCTTGTACTAGGCGACATGTCGGTTGCAACATACGATGCTCGTCGGAGAACCTTGGTGATGGCATGCAATAGCCCCTGTCACCTATAACACCCCCATGCATTTCACCCCCTCCTCGCAGCACCCTGGCGACGGCCTGTGAACGCTGACGGTTGTCTGCACCAACAACACCGACCCTTGCGGCATCTCCCCCTACAAAAAATCTATCAAATCCAATCACTACTATAAACCTAATAACTTTATTGATGACAACATTTCATACTCATACTTCTGCACTTGCCTTTCAAGTTAGAAACAAAAAAAATTGGCTTATCCCAGTGGACGCATCGGCTGCCATTGGATGTGCCGCACAGATCTTAATGTGTTAACTTTTGAAACTCGTTAGCTAGGACACAAAAGCCGTGCAAAATGCATCATATTCAAACATAACCCTCCTACTGCATTGGATCAATTCTCACttcctctttccttttctttttatcatGGCAAATTTAATCTTTTTTTATGTTCACACGTAAGGCaaattttaacatgctccctcttcCCTCTTTTTTTACATGTGAGGTAAGAAGGTTTAACTAGACCACTAACTAATGAGATCAACTGTAGAtccactccctccgtttctaaatacaagtctttctagAAATTTTCACTAtggctacatatggatgtatatagacgtagtttagagtgtaaattcactcattttgctctgtatgcagtccatattaaaatctctaaaaagacttgtatttaaaaatggagggagtattatatagtCTTACCTTTCATGTAAAAAGAggggtaagagggagcatgttaaaacTGCTCAATTTGTTTTGTGTACACAGCAGATGCACAATATTTTTTTTTGTCTTTCAAACATGGCAATTTCATTTTCCATGTCTTTCTTGTAAGCATTTAGATCACTGAAGTAGTAATCTaaatgtttttatatttctttacagagggagtataagaaAATATTTGTGCACTCGAGGGTGAGCTTTTCATTTGCTGGTTAACCTCCCCAACAAAAACGATCACCAGATATTAGGGTCCAAACTTCACTGGTGACGATGTTTCCTATTCATAGATCTGCAGGTGGTGCCATGTGCGAAACGTACAAATAGTCGTCAGACACTACAACATACGAATATTATTGTTTTCCGTCAAAAATAAACTGCTTTACAATTGTTGCATGATATGTTTATTGCTCAGGGTTTGGAATACACTTTTCAACAAACAACAAAGTATG
It encodes:
- the LOC119304290 gene encoding uncharacterized protein LOC119304290, whose amino-acid sequence is MQDQAGAASGSGDPDPPPEHAGGEGGSSSAAAAARLPSRNASSKYDFVKVKVWLGENADHYYVLSRFLLSRMLTVTKIPNHVAIKIALELKKLLVDNSLLDVSQSDLEANLFKLMEKRGYGEDYINRYKMMTRFHHQRVPLVILVCGTACTGKSTIATQLAQRLNLPNVLQTDMVYELLRTSTDAPLTSVPVWARDFNSPEELITEFCRECRVVRKGLAGDLKKAMKDGKPIIIEGIHLDPSIYLMDEENADDNSRIEKKVESGNSSISAEKKTEQQSENGLPENIVSVLKEDIIQSQDCLPESRTSEGLSGADSHEITSSDSEEKILKAEGNGQKDLDQQKSNSAKKDKPAAEPIVVPIVLRMSDFDHKALLEEWIATRAIRDNCLPQDHRKLINNLKLIQDYLCSFEAQGLTVVDISANSFPQTLDWLHGYLLQCIERGLLAACSEGPKQ